The DNA segment TGAAAATCCTCATATTCACATGGACAAACATGTTACTTCACTTGGTGTTAAAGTGTGGTGTGGTCCGTCATAGCGTTGTTTCTCtgacccattcttctttgaaggtacataACTGGTGAGGTGCATCATTTGCTGCAAACATTGATTTTATTAGCCATCCAATAAGTGTTTGGAAATAAAAGATTTTTACCTACAAGACTGCACTCCACCTCACCACCACAGAGATGTCAGATCCTACTTAAATGAAAATCTACCTGGCCGATGGATAAGTCGAGGAGGAGCTGTCAAGTGCCCACCAAGGTCTCCAGACCTTACAATTCTCGACTTCTACCAATGGGGGACCTCGACAAACAAAGTTTACCAACAGAACCCAGCTACACTGAATGAGATATGAGAAACCATCAAGACATCCTGTGCAGCTACCACACCGGCAACACTGACAGCTGTACTTCAGTCAACAATTCAGCAGCATCAATGTTGCTTGGCTGCTAACAGGTGTCACTTTGAAAACACAAAATGATCTTCCTCCTATGCAATAATTTTGACACTATGCCATTTTGTTCCATCAATATTGACTATAAAAGagagtctacatttttctggacgccTCTGTATTACCATTCTCAAAGTTTCACTATTTTAGACAATGGGACAGGCACAGTTTTTCTCTAactaaagaataaaatttattcttCCCCAATGAAGCACAACATTTGAGAAAATTTTGGGATTCAGTACAGTTACGATGCAAATTTCAAACTCACAGTTATTCATCTAACAGATGTGCTTTTGAAAGGTACGgttcaagaaatgctgcatgtgCAATGCCCGGGATTGTAGAGACGGCACTGTACTTTGGGAGGAGAGTGACAAAAATACTGACAGTGACAAAACAATGACTGGTAGTAAAGTTAACAGTGTCTTACATGAAAATTGcaattgaaagctttgtttttaTGTGTAATTTATCTACAGTGTAATACAAACAAACTAGTTAAGGGTAATCACATTCTGAAAAGCTTTTGTAAATGGGTAACGTGACaaattatttttcattaagttTCTCTCTTTTTCGAAATTAAAAGTGCAACTTATATTCAGGCCAATTCAATGTGTATATAATTTATGATAACTATGAACAGACTTTGAAATTTGCATACATCACACCACGTATACTTAACTTATTTCACTGACCCACACAGGTGCTCATGTCCGGTGGAAGTCTCCTCTAGTTCCCCCACTTTTGGCCAGAAGCATTATTTCAGATATCACAATGTCATGACTCACAGCTTTGCACATATCGTACACTGTTAAGGCGGACACCGATACAGCAGTGAGAGCTTCCATCTCCACGCCTGTCTGCCCTCTACACTTTGCCGTGCCAGTTATAATCACACAGTTGAGAGCAGAGTCCAGTTCAATGTCCACAGCCACAGAGGATAAAGATATGTTATGACACAGAGGGATAAGGCTGGACGTCTGCTTGGCCCCCACAATTCCCGCCAGGCGAGCAACGCTAAGTACGTCACCTTTCTTCAGGCCATTTTCTCGTACAAGTTTCATCAGTTCGGGTCCCACAAAAACCTT comes from the Schistocerca piceifrons isolate TAMUIC-IGC-003096 chromosome 9, iqSchPice1.1, whole genome shotgun sequence genome and includes:
- the LOC124716737 gene encoding molybdenum cofactor biosynthesis protein 1-like, translated to MVDVGSKPVTERTATAQAKVFVGPELMKLVRENGLKKGDVLSVARLAGIVGAKQTSSLIPLCHNISLSSVAVDIELDSALNCVIITGTAKCRGQTGVEMEALTAVSVSALTVYDMCKAVSHDIVISEIMLLAKSGGTRGDFHRT